In Toxoplasma gondii ME49 chromosome VIII, whole genome shotgun sequence, a single genomic region encodes these proteins:
- a CDS encoding 3' exoribonuclease family, domain 1 domain-containing protein (encoded by transcript TGME49_231040): protein MASQQLPSDPLSTLFPSLEFLRADGRRPHELRELRFSTCVPSLLPSPSARPASASDPRKADSSVESEENNLAPFASGGVGTHADGRSLVSFGSTKVAAFVFGPRPLPAGAGNASRALVSASGGGWSERGVLEEGFDASGADSVLGQGGAAGSGGAAERASLLCRVGIAPFSGDWRADVTRSGGAAEEHEVALGVRKVVESVILADTCPRSLICLFVHVVENDGGILAASISAASLALVDAGIATKDFVAAMSCVYMPRQLTPLLDPPRAELQTGAPSLTLAMLVSSGEVSLLQLDGQVSTDVFEQMYEACAAGCREVGEAMKVTILEAASRRIRFGDRVLK, encoded by the exons ATGGCCAGCCAACAGCTGCCTTCGGACCCCCTGTCCACGCTCTTTCCCTCCCTGGAGTTTCTCCGCGCAGATGGACGCCGGCCCCACGAGCTGAGGGAACTGCGTTTCTCGACTTGCGTTCCCTCCCTGCttccttcgccgtctgctCGCCCTGCTTCCGCCTCCGACCCGCGAAAAGCTGACTCTTCagtggagagcgaagagaacaACCTTGCTCCTTTTGCCTCTGGTGGCGTCGGCACGCATGCGGACGGCCGTAGCTTGGTCTCCTTCGGCAGCACGAAAGTGGCTGCGTTTGTCTTTGGCCCCAGGCCGCTTCCCGCGGGTGCAGGCAACGCAAGTCGAGCTCTGGTGTCGGCCTCTGGTGGCGGGTGGAGCGAGCGTGGCGTCCTCGAGGAGGGCTTCGACGCTTCAGGTGCGGACAGCGTACTCGGCCAGGGCGGGGCAGCAGGCTCTGGAGGCGCAGCGGAGCGCGCGTCCCTGCTCTGTCGCGTAGGCATCGCCCCCTTCAGCGGCGACTGGCGGGCAGATGTGACGCGGAGTGGAGGAGCTGCAGAGGAACATGAAGTCGCTCTAGGTGTCCGCAAAGTCGTCGAAAGTGTCATCCTTGCAGATACCTGCCCGCGGTCCCTCATTTGTCTGTTCGTCCACGTCGTCGAAAACGACGGAG GAATATTGGCAGCGTCCATCAGCGCCGCAAGTCTCGCCCTTGTTGATGCAG GCATTGCCACGAAAGACTTCGTTGCGGCAATGTCGTGCGTGTACATGCCTCGTCAACTGACGCCTCTTCTGGACCCTCCTCGAGCTGAGCTACAGACTGGGGCTCCGAGTCTGACTTTGGCGATGCTTGTGTCTTCTGGTGAG gtgtctcttcttcaatTGGACGGCCAAGTCTCCACTGACGTCTTTGAGCAG ATGTACGAGGCTTGCGCAGCAGGATGCCGAGAAGTCGGGGAGGCAATGAAG